One window of Ziziphus jujuba cultivar Dongzao chromosome 5, ASM3175591v1 genomic DNA carries:
- the LOC107420736 gene encoding F-box protein FBW2 — protein MEEGSDFRQWDELIPDALGLIFSKLSLQEILTVIPRVCKSWGKAVMGPYCWQEINIEEWSNRCRLDLLDRMLRMLITRSCGSIRKLSVSGLHEDALFSFIAEHAGSLQTLRLPRSEISDSIVEQVAGKFSSITFLDVSYCSKLSSHGLEAIGKNCKWLSGLCRNMHPLDTAGKPLRDDEAHAIATTMPKLKHLEMAYHLITTESILRILSGCPQLEFLDLRGCWSVALEDRFLEDKYPKLKVLGPLVVDYYERNDWDDSSDLSDASSDYLAWQFVAGEMEGYSDDESYAGMWDYEGRLEELELRFYEGIDDDAGDYGWPPSP, from the exons ATGGAAGAGGGTAGTGATTTCCGGCAATGGGACGAATTGATTCCAGATGCATTGGGGCTAATTTTCAGTAAACTTTCTCTCCAAGAAATACTGACAGTGATCCCCAGAGTTTGCAAGTCGTGGGGCAAAGCAGTGATGGGACCCTATTGCTGGCAAGAGATAAATATTGAGGAATGGAGTAATAGGTGCCGGCTTGATCTCCTCGATCGAATGCTTCGAATGTTGATTACGAGAAGTTGCGGATCAATCCGTAAGCTCTCTGTTTCGGGTCTCCATGAGGATGCGCTCTTTTCCTTCATTGCAGAACA TGCTGGTTCGCTTCAGACATTGCGGTTGCCAAGAAGCGAGATCAGCGATTCAATAGTTGAGCaggttgctggaaaattttcctccaTCACTTTCCTTGATGTCAGCTACTGCAGTAAACTTAGTTCTCATGGTTTAGAGGCCATAGGGAAGAATTGCAAATGGCTTAGTGGGCTATGCCGGAATATGCATCCATTGGATACAGCAGGTAAGCCTTTGCGTGACGACGAGGCTCATGCAATCGCTACCACAATGCCTAAACTCAAGCACCTTGAGATGGCTTACCATCTTATCACCACAGAGAGTATTCTTCGGATACTCTCTGGTTGTCCCCAGCTTGAATTTTTGGATTTGAGAGGGTGTTGGAGTGTAGCACTTGAAGACAGGTTTCTCGAGGATAAGTACCCCAAACTGAAAGTTTTAGGCCCCCTTGTTGTTGACTACTATGAGAGGAATGACTGGGATGATTCCTCAGATTTGTCCGATGCATCTTCTGATTACTTGGCTTGGCAATTTGTCGCGGGTGAAATGGAAGGCTACTCTGATGATGAGAGTTATGCTGGGATGTGGGACTACGAGGGAAGACTGGAGGAGCTTGAGCTGAGGTTCTATGAAGGTATAGACGATGATGCAGGCGATTATGGTTGGCCTCCATCTCCATAA
- the LOC107420767 gene encoding uncharacterized protein LOC107420767 isoform X2, producing MDQDHHHHHHHPDNCPNSPETHSPRSPSSDTINVPTCCKCGAPTAFAAPPPSWSEGSPPPNYRPIRAPAINLPPNNNTQQAIILAPVPQAQKVPVVTPPFHFQTPSKRIQSPDDIRHFHDSDSGKNFLGFVVALSESIRGHKISDPCHQSSTIDTLLSILQTLIQWVDEIPPAQLASRYGNVAYRTWHARLVENSEALMLQFLPDDLQSSTIEIVPYFTDSFGNSSRIDFGTGHETNFAAWLYCLARMGVIKEEDYHAVVARVFVKYLDLMRKLQLVYSLEPAGSHGVWGLDDYHFMPFIFGSSQLIGHKYMKPKSIHNEDILENFSNEYLYLAGISFIRKVKKGPFSEHSPLLDDISGVPTWNKVNSGLLKMYKVEVLEKVPIMQHFLFGWLIRWE from the exons atggaTCAGgatcaccatcaccatcaccaccacccGGACAACTGCCCAAATTCCCCCGAAACACACTCTCCTCGATCACCCTCCTCCGACACCATTAACGTCCCGACCTGTTGCAAGTGCGGAGCCCCCACCGCCTTCGCTGCCCCACCCCCGTCGTGGTCGGAAGGCTCTCCGCCACCCAATTACCGACCCATCAGAGCCCCGGCCATCAATCTCCCTCCAAACAATAACACCCAGCAAGCAATCATCCTCGCACCCGTCCCGCAAGCCCAGAAGGTTCCTGTCGTTACCCCACCTTTCCACTTCCAAACCCCATCCAAGAGAATCCAATCTCCCGATGATATCCGCCATTTCCACGATTCGGATTCCGGGAAGAACTTCCTGGGCTTCGTCGTCGCGCTTTCGGAGTCGATTCGCGGCCATAAGATCTCCGACCCATGTCACCAATCTTCCACCATAGACACTCTGCTTTCCATTCTCCAAACCCTAATCCAATGGGTCGACGAAATCCCACCTGCCCAACTAGCCTCTCGCTACGGAAACGTCGCCTACAGGACATGGCATGCCCGTTTGGTGGAAAACAGCGAGGCCCTGATGCTCCAATTCCTTCCTGATGATCTCCAATCCTCTACGATCGAGATTGTTCCGTACTTCACCGATAGCTTCGGGAACTCGAGCCGTATCGATTTCGGTACGGGCCACGAGACCAATTTCGCTGCGTGGTTGTATTGCCTTGCGAGGATGGGGGTGATCAAGGAGGAAGATTACCATGCCGTGGTGGCCAGAGTGTTCGTGAAGTACTTGGATTTGATGAGGAAATTGCAGTTGGTTTATAGCTTGGAGCCAGCTGGGTCGCACGGCGTTTGGGGTCTGGACGACTACCATTTTATGCCTTTCATATTCGGTTCGTCGCAGTTGATCGGCCACAAGTACATGAAGCCCAAGTCGATTCACAATGAGGATATTTTGGAGAATTTCTCGAACGAGTATCTTTACCTAGCGGGAATTTCGTTCATAAGGAAGGTGAAGAAGGGTCCGTTTTCCGAGCACTCGCCGCTGCTAGATGATATCAGTGGGGTACCTACATGGAACAAAGTGAATAGTGGGTTGCTTAAGATGTATAAAGTTGAGGTCTTGGAGAAAGTCCCCATTATGCAGCATTTTCTCTTTGGCTGGCTCATTAGATG GGAGTAA
- the LOC107420767 gene encoding uncharacterized protein LOC107420767 isoform X1, with the protein MDQDHHHHHHHPDNCPNSPETHSPRSPSSDTINVPTCCKCGAPTAFAAPPPSWSEGSPPPNYRPIRAPAINLPPNNNTQQAIILAPVPQAQKVPVVTPPFHFQTPSKRIQSPDDIRHFHDSDSGKNFLGFVVALSESIRGHKISDPCHQSSTIDTLLSILQTLIQWVDEIPPAQLASRYGNVAYRTWHARLVENSEALMLQFLPDDLQSSTIEIVPYFTDSFGNSSRIDFGTGHETNFAAWLYCLARMGVIKEEDYHAVVARVFVKYLDLMRKLQLVYSLEPAGSHGVWGLDDYHFMPFIFGSSQLIGHKYMKPKSIHNEDILENFSNEYLYLAGISFIRKVKKGPFSEHSPLLDDISGVPTWNKVNSGLLKMYKVEVLEKVPIMQHFLFGWLIRCLHLLFEVNST; encoded by the exons atggaTCAGgatcaccatcaccatcaccaccacccGGACAACTGCCCAAATTCCCCCGAAACACACTCTCCTCGATCACCCTCCTCCGACACCATTAACGTCCCGACCTGTTGCAAGTGCGGAGCCCCCACCGCCTTCGCTGCCCCACCCCCGTCGTGGTCGGAAGGCTCTCCGCCACCCAATTACCGACCCATCAGAGCCCCGGCCATCAATCTCCCTCCAAACAATAACACCCAGCAAGCAATCATCCTCGCACCCGTCCCGCAAGCCCAGAAGGTTCCTGTCGTTACCCCACCTTTCCACTTCCAAACCCCATCCAAGAGAATCCAATCTCCCGATGATATCCGCCATTTCCACGATTCGGATTCCGGGAAGAACTTCCTGGGCTTCGTCGTCGCGCTTTCGGAGTCGATTCGCGGCCATAAGATCTCCGACCCATGTCACCAATCTTCCACCATAGACACTCTGCTTTCCATTCTCCAAACCCTAATCCAATGGGTCGACGAAATCCCACCTGCCCAACTAGCCTCTCGCTACGGAAACGTCGCCTACAGGACATGGCATGCCCGTTTGGTGGAAAACAGCGAGGCCCTGATGCTCCAATTCCTTCCTGATGATCTCCAATCCTCTACGATCGAGATTGTTCCGTACTTCACCGATAGCTTCGGGAACTCGAGCCGTATCGATTTCGGTACGGGCCACGAGACCAATTTCGCTGCGTGGTTGTATTGCCTTGCGAGGATGGGGGTGATCAAGGAGGAAGATTACCATGCCGTGGTGGCCAGAGTGTTCGTGAAGTACTTGGATTTGATGAGGAAATTGCAGTTGGTTTATAGCTTGGAGCCAGCTGGGTCGCACGGCGTTTGGGGTCTGGACGACTACCATTTTATGCCTTTCATATTCGGTTCGTCGCAGTTGATCGGCCACAAGTACATGAAGCCCAAGTCGATTCACAATGAGGATATTTTGGAGAATTTCTCGAACGAGTATCTTTACCTAGCGGGAATTTCGTTCATAAGGAAGGTGAAGAAGGGTCCGTTTTCCGAGCACTCGCCGCTGCTAGATGATATCAGTGGGGTACCTACATGGAACAAAGTGAATAGTGGGTTGCTTAAGATGTATAAAGTTGAGGTCTTGGAGAAAGTCCCCATTATGCAGCATTTTCTCTTTGGCTGGCTCATTAGATG TTTACATCTGCTGTTTGAAGTCAACTCGACTTAG